The DNA sequence CCCCCCGCACTCTTTCTTCATTCGCGCAGTTTGACTCTGCTCACCCTGTTCGAGAACCCCCTAGAAGCGATCCCCGAGGTGCTCTTCGGAGAGATGGCAGGCCtgcgggagctgtggctcaaccgcACCCACCTGCGCACGCTGCCGGCCGCTGCCTTCCGCAACCTGAGCCGCCTGCAGGCGCTGGGGGTGACTCTGAGCCCGCACCTGAGCGCGCTCCCTGCAGGCGCCTTCCGGGGCCTGGCCGAGCTCCGCGCGCTCGCCCTGCACGCCAACGGCCTGGCCTCCCTCCCGGAGGCCTTGCTGCGCGGCCTCTCCCACCTGCGCCAGGTGTCCCTGCACCACAACAGGCTGCGGGCCGTGCCGCGCACGCTCTTCCGCAACCTTAGCAGCCTGGAGCGGGTCTGGCTGGACCACAACCAGCTGGAGGCGCTGCCGGGTGACGTGTTTGGGGATCTGCCCCAGCTGACCGAGGTCCGGCTGGAGCACAATCCCTGGCTCTGTGACTGTGGCTTGTGGCCATTCCTCCAGTGGCTGCGGCATCACCCCGACCTCATGGGCCAAGACGAGTCCCCACAGTGCCAAGGCCCGAGGCTGCGCGCCGGCCTGTCGCTCTGGGCCCTGCTGGAGGGTGACCCGTGGTGCCCCAGCCCTCGAGGGCTGCCACCACGATCGCCAGCCCAGAACCTCCTGGAAACCACTCTCCCTTCCTTGCTGCCTACTAGCTCAGAAGCCTGGGTATGGACCCAGCTGGTGGCCACTGGCGAACGTCAAGATCGTCATAGTCTCTTCTGGGGGCTTTATGTTCTGCTTTTAGCAGCCCAGGCCATCATAACTGGGGTCATTGTGTTTGCCATGTTTAAAATTGGTCAGCTCTTTCGAAAATTAATTAAAGAGAGGGCCCTTGTTTGAGTCACCGAGGAAACCTTGCCATTAGTTAAAATGTGACCAGAGTATTTTCAGAAGTGGCTCCAGGGAGTAGCCAGGCTAAGTGTTTCtactctcccaccctccctccctcccttctgtcctttttttccttctttcctttatccttctagccttccttcctttcttctttctctctcccttccttcccccttccttccctgtccttccttcctttcctttttccttctcttttcctcttccattttcttctcccctctctcctccctacccctcctgtccttcctcctcctctctgctgcCACTTCTTCATCTCCCTCCAGCTCCTTCCTCCAGTTCCTCcagtcttcccttctctcctttccccaccccctcccctgaagTAGCCTTTCAATTGCAAATTAGGACAGCTAGCCTGCCTCTCTTTCCCCTTATCCCATAACTTGCTGGGGCCCATCCTGTCCCACTGTGCCTGCTTGGTGTCtgatggagagagaggaaggacacACCTCCTAGTTAGGGCTCTCTCCTGTATGAAGCAATGTCCCTTCTATCTCTGTGATGATTCTTTCCTTGGGGAAGAATGAGTTGTGCTTAGCGtctcttacttgaaaagtagacctctttccatttttcccatTGCCCCGCAGTTACTTTGTGTGTCTGATGGAAGGGGTATTTAGGAAAAGGCTGGGCTCCAGTCGTTCAGCAAATCTTCCAGGAAAAGCCTCTTCCTTGACAAGatgagagaagaaaacagagcTTTTTCCTGGAACTCAGTGCCCTTGAcagatggggagaggggaagatgaaAGAGATTTGAGGGAGAAATAGAAGCTCCCAGGAGGCCCAAGAGTAGCTTGAGGAGGGTCTCCAAACAGATTTGGAGAATCAGGGTGTGCCCACAAATGTTTTGGAAACTGCTCAACGTGCTCCAGTCACCGACTGTGACTTTCCACTTGCTCTATTTACCTCAGTGAAATGTGtcatttggttttcatttcctaGAACTAAATGCCACCTCATTTCATAAGCATTTATGGAGCAGCAAACATGTGATGGGTATTCATGAATGTAATGATAAGCTTGGTTTCCAGTTTATTGGGTTTGTATCACgttcttatttattttaccaaTTGAAAGCAGTTAAacccttgttgctttaattaccTGTCCAGGCTGGTGAGAGGCAGTGGTTAAAACATGGGCTGGAGAGCTGACAGCTGTGACTTCATTCCCAGTGTCACACTTACTAAGTGCTCAGGACTT is a window from the Perognathus longimembris pacificus isolate PPM17 chromosome 5, ASM2315922v1, whole genome shotgun sequence genome containing:
- the Gp5 gene encoding platelet glycoprotein V, which translates into the protein MLRSTLLCAALALLRAQPIPCPQACRCVFRDAAQCSGGNVARIAELRLPTNLTHILLFRMGQGALQNHSFSGMTVLQRLILSDSHVSAIAPGAFDDLIKLKTLRLSRNRITHLPGALLDRLVLLEQLFLDHNELRTLDQNLFQKVANLQELVLSHNQLAFLSPDLFTRLGNLKWLDLSRNNLTHLPKGLLGAQAKLEKLLLHTNQLASLDSGLLDNLGALLELRLDGNHLRVIAPGAFDRLGNLSSLTLSRNHLAFLPPALFLHSRSLTLLTLFENPLEAIPEVLFGEMAGLRELWLNRTHLRTLPAAAFRNLSRLQALGVTLSPHLSALPAGAFRGLAELRALALHANGLASLPEALLRGLSHLRQVSLHHNRLRAVPRTLFRNLSSLERVWLDHNQLEALPGDVFGDLPQLTEVRLEHNPWLCDCGLWPFLQWLRHHPDLMGQDESPQCQGPRLRAGLSLWALLEGDPWCPSPRGLPPRSPAQNLLETTLPSLLPTSSEAWVWTQLVATGERQDRHSLFWGLYVLLLAAQAIITGVIVFAMFKIGQLFRKLIKERALV